From the Prunus dulcis chromosome 4, ALMONDv2, whole genome shotgun sequence genome, one window contains:
- the LOC117626430 gene encoding mitochondrial fission 1 protein A-like, which produces MAANVGKFFESVGNFFSGGDQIPWCDRDVIAGCEREVSDAQKGSSDEFFKECIMRLSWALVHSRQPEDVQRGIAMLEASVAEANANASPLQLREKLYLLAVGYYRIGDHSRSRELVEQCLMIAPDWRQALTLKKMNEDKIKRDGAIGIGIAATAVGLIAGGIAAAVARKK; this is translated from the exons ATGGCAGCGAATGTTGGGAAATTCTTCGAGTCGGTTGGCAACTTCTTCTCCGGTGGCGATCAGATCCCATGGTGCGACCGTGACGTCATCGCT GGTTGTGAAAGGGAGGTTTCTGATGCTCAGAAAGGTTCCTctgatgaattttttaaagaatgtATCATGCGATTATCATGGGCTCTTGTTCATTCAAGACAGCCAGAAGATGTGCAACGTGGGATAGCAATGCTTGAAG CCTCTGTGGCTGAAGCTAATGCTAATGCCAGCCCTCTGCAGTTGAGAGAGAAGCTGTATCTTCTTGCGGTTGGGTATTACAGAATTGGTGACCATTCTAGGAGTAGGGAACTTGTGGAACAGTGTTTGATg ATTGCACCTGATTGGAGGCAGGCACTGACCcttaagaaaatgaatgaagaCAAGATCAAAAGAG ATGGCGCGATTGGCATAGGTATTGCCGCAACTGCTGTTGGACTCATTGCTGGTGGAATTGCAGCAGCTGTGGCTCGCAAGAAGTGA